A region from the Paenibacillus humicola genome encodes:
- a CDS encoding LytTR family DNA-binding domain-containing protein — MRRPLHVVKRHSKTDFEIVEIDLNDVLYVGTHNGDRFLQTHDDIYYYIKSPEEQERFLTSQGFVKVDRCYMVQMDKVEFYDEQRYRLYFEKEPVGKDAPSAPVSRAHLKEIKNIRVVSDGYAPNAMRRNGILDH; from the coding sequence ATGCGCCGTCCACTTCACGTAGTGAAGCGTCACAGTAAAACCGATTTCGAAATCGTTGAAATCGATCTGAACGATGTCCTCTACGTGGGCACGCATAACGGCGACAGATTTCTTCAGACGCATGACGATATTTACTATTACATCAAGAGTCCGGAGGAACAGGAGCGATTCCTGACTTCGCAGGGGTTTGTAAAAGTTGATCGATGCTATATGGTTCAGATGGACAAGGTAGAATTTTATGACGAGCAACGATACAGGCTGTATTTTGAGAAAGAACCTGTAGGTAAGGATGCGCCTAGCGCGCCGGTATCAAGGGCCCACTTGAAGGAAATTAAAAATATCCGCGTCGTTTCGGACGGTTATGCTCCGAATGCGATGCGGCGAAACGGCATCCTGGATCATTAG
- a CDS encoding bifunctional 3,4-dihydroxy-2-butanone-4-phosphate synthase/GTP cyclohydrolase II, which translates to MTNHYDPAADGRGQSPLDAIEDAIYDLMLGRPVIVVDDEDRENEGDLIALADKATPDVINFMITEARGLVCVPITQERAEALELPPMVQHNTDYHGTAFTVSVDHISTTTGISAAERSLTVKALIDPKTAPGDFRRPGHIFPLIGKKGGVLRRAGHTEAAIDLAKMCGSSPAAVICEIIKEDGTMARLDDLVEFKKKHGLKLISIQELIRYRNEKEKLVERVVEVKLPTDFGLFKAVAYTNEVDNKEHVALVKGQIDPDRPVLVRVHSECLTGDVFHSHRCDCGPQFAAAMRQIEEAGSGVLLYMRQEGRGIGLINKLKAYALQEQGLDTVDANIKLGFPPDLRDYGIGAQILKDLGVRKMRLLTNNPRKIRGLEGYGLEVVERVPIQMEANESNENYLKTKRSKLGHMLNL; encoded by the coding sequence ATGACCAATCATTATGATCCGGCCGCGGACGGCCGGGGGCAAAGCCCGCTCGACGCGATCGAAGACGCGATTTATGACCTGATGCTCGGCAGGCCGGTCATCGTTGTCGACGATGAAGATCGCGAGAACGAAGGCGATTTGATCGCATTGGCCGACAAAGCGACGCCGGATGTCATCAATTTCATGATCACTGAAGCGCGGGGGCTGGTTTGCGTTCCGATTACGCAGGAGCGTGCAGAGGCGCTCGAGCTGCCGCCGATGGTCCAGCATAACACCGACTACCACGGTACGGCGTTCACCGTATCGGTCGATCATATATCGACCACGACGGGCATTTCCGCCGCCGAACGTTCCCTGACGGTGAAGGCGCTGATCGATCCGAAGACGGCACCCGGCGATTTTCGCCGTCCCGGCCACATCTTTCCATTAATCGGGAAGAAGGGCGGTGTGCTGCGGCGGGCAGGCCATACGGAAGCGGCAATCGATTTGGCGAAAATGTGCGGCTCAAGCCCGGCGGCGGTTATTTGCGAAATCATCAAAGAGGACGGCACGATGGCGCGACTTGACGATTTGGTCGAATTCAAGAAAAAACACGGGCTAAAGCTCATCTCCATCCAGGAGCTGATCCGTTACCGGAACGAGAAAGAAAAGCTGGTCGAGCGGGTCGTCGAAGTGAAGCTCCCGACCGATTTTGGTCTTTTCAAAGCCGTCGCTTACACGAACGAGGTGGACAACAAAGAGCATGTCGCCCTTGTGAAAGGCCAAATCGATCCCGACCGCCCGGTGCTCGTGCGCGTTCATTCCGAATGCCTGACCGGCGACGTGTTTCATTCGCACCGCTGCGACTGCGGGCCGCAGTTCGCCGCGGCGATGCGGCAGATCGAAGAGGCGGGCAGCGGCGTGCTGCTCTATATGCGCCAGGAAGGCCGCGGCATCGGGCTGATCAATAAACTGAAGGCGTACGCGCTGCAGGAGCAGGGATTGGATACCGTCGACGCGAATATTAAGCTAGGCTTCCCGCCCGATTTACGCGACTACGGCATTGGGGCGCAAATATTGAAAGACCTCGGCGTACGCAAAATGCGGCTCCTGACGAACAATCCGCGCAAAATCCGCGGCCTGGAAGGCTACGGGCTCGAGGTCGTCGAACGGGTGCCCATTCAAATGGAAGCGAACGAAAGCAACGAAAACTATTTGAAGACCAAGCGGTCGAAGCTCGGTCACATGCTGAATTTGTAA
- a CDS encoding peptidylprolyl isomerase, translating to MAKQAKITMENGAEVVLDLFDQDAPNTVANFEKLASSGFYDGLTFHRVIPGFVAQGGCPNGNGTGGPGYTINCEINPNKHERGTLAMAHAGRNTGGSQFYICYQPQPHLDGQHTVFGKVVKGMEHVDAFQGRDKMSKVEVVEV from the coding sequence ATGGCGAAACAAGCGAAAATTACGATGGAAAACGGGGCGGAGGTCGTCCTTGACCTGTTCGATCAGGATGCGCCCAATACAGTGGCGAATTTCGAGAAGCTGGCCAGCTCGGGCTTTTACGACGGTCTGACGTTTCACCGCGTCATTCCCGGCTTCGTCGCTCAAGGGGGATGTCCGAACGGCAACGGTACCGGCGGTCCGGGTTATACGATCAACTGCGAAATCAACCCAAACAAGCACGAACGCGGAACGCTTGCGATGGCGCATGCAGGACGCAATACGGGCGGCAGCCAGTTTTACATCTGCTACCAGCCGCAGCCGCACCTCGACGGCCAGCATACCGTTTTCGGCAAGGTGGTCAAGGGGATGGAGCATGTCGACGCCTTCCAGGGCCGCGATAAAATGAGCAAAGTGGAAGTGGTCGAGGTTTAA
- the scpB gene encoding SMC-Scp complex subunit ScpB: MEYSKLKTIIEGLLFMAGDEGLTVKQLADILQLDAAAAADIAGDLQQEMKRQGRGIQLSLVAGAYRLTTNPEHAEYFERMAYTPTRSSLSQAALETLSIVAYRQPITRVEIEEIRGVKCDRALQSLVSKDLIEEVGRAEAIGRPILYGTTKSFLDYFGLPGLDALPEPAAFDDDALDEQTQLLFEKLEGRQMTIDELPVSAANGEEP; encoded by the coding sequence GTGGAGTACTCGAAGCTGAAGACAATTATTGAAGGCTTGCTGTTTATGGCCGGCGACGAGGGGCTGACCGTCAAGCAGCTGGCGGATATTTTGCAGCTGGACGCCGCGGCGGCCGCCGATATCGCCGGCGATCTGCAGCAGGAGATGAAGCGGCAGGGCCGCGGCATTCAGCTGTCGTTGGTCGCCGGCGCTTACCGGCTGACAACGAATCCGGAGCATGCCGAATATTTTGAACGGATGGCGTATACGCCGACCCGTTCAAGCTTGTCGCAGGCGGCGCTGGAAACGTTGTCGATCGTGGCCTACCGCCAGCCGATCACGCGCGTCGAAATCGAAGAAATACGCGGCGTCAAATGCGACCGTGCGCTGCAATCGCTTGTTTCGAAAGATCTGATCGAGGAAGTCGGACGAGCCGAAGCGATCGGCAGGCCGATTTTGTACGGCACGACCAAATCGTTTCTCGACTATTTCGGCCTGCCCGGTCTGGACGCTCTGCCGGAGCCTGCGGCGTTTGACGACGATGCGCTGGACGAGCAGACGCAGCTGCTGTTCGAGAAGCTCGAAGGGCGCCAGATGACAATCGATGAGCTGCCTGTTTCGGCGGCGAACGGCGAAGAGCCGTAG
- the lysA gene encoding diaminopimelate decarboxylase produces MYLHGTGKINAQGHLEIGGCDTTDLAKQFGTPLYIVDEALVRQRASEYVEAFRASGLKFQVAYASKAFSVMAMCAIAEQEGLSLDVVSDGELYTALKAGFPAGRIHFHGNNKTPDEINMALDAEIGCFVVDNFVELRLLNALAGEKGRKVSILLRITPGVEAHTHDYISTGQQDSKFGFDLGNGAAYRAIEEAAALPNLELLGVHSHIGSQIFEVEGFKMAVDKVAGFAVKVRSELNITFKVVNLGGGFGIRYVEGDTPLPISQYVKAITDSVISNFTAAQYPLPEIWVEPGRSMVGDAGTTLYTIGTSKDIPGVRKYIAVDGGMTDNPRPALYESKYEAVIANRAGEAPEETVSVAGKCCESGDMLIWDLQLPKSSSGDLLAVFCTGAYNYAMASNYNRIRRPAVVFVKDGQADVAVKRESLDDIVGNDLIPERLKQASAAK; encoded by the coding sequence ATGTATCTTCACGGTACGGGGAAAATCAACGCGCAAGGGCATCTGGAAATCGGCGGCTGCGACACGACCGATTTGGCGAAACAATTCGGCACGCCGCTTTATATTGTCGACGAAGCGCTGGTTCGCCAGCGGGCCAGCGAATATGTCGAGGCGTTCCGCGCATCGGGGCTGAAATTTCAGGTGGCTTACGCCAGCAAAGCGTTCAGCGTCATGGCGATGTGCGCCATCGCCGAGCAGGAGGGGCTGTCGCTCGACGTCGTATCCGACGGCGAGCTGTACACCGCGCTGAAGGCCGGATTCCCGGCCGGCCGCATTCATTTCCACGGCAACAACAAGACGCCGGACGAGATCAACATGGCGCTTGACGCCGAAATCGGCTGCTTTGTCGTCGATAATTTCGTCGAGCTCCGGCTGCTGAACGCGCTGGCCGGCGAGAAGGGGCGCAAGGTCAGCATTTTGCTGCGCATTACGCCTGGCGTCGAAGCGCATACCCACGATTACATTTCGACCGGGCAGCAGGACTCGAAATTCGGCTTCGACCTCGGCAACGGCGCCGCCTACCGGGCGATCGAGGAAGCTGCGGCTCTGCCGAACCTGGAGCTGCTCGGCGTCCATTCCCATATCGGCTCGCAAATTTTCGAGGTCGAGGGCTTCAAGATGGCGGTTGACAAAGTGGCCGGTTTTGCCGTGAAAGTGCGGAGCGAGCTGAACATCACGTTTAAAGTCGTCAACCTTGGCGGCGGTTTCGGTATTCGTTACGTCGAAGGCGATACGCCTCTGCCGATCTCGCAGTACGTGAAGGCGATCACCGATTCGGTCATCTCCAACTTTACCGCGGCACAGTATCCGCTGCCCGAAATTTGGGTCGAGCCCGGCAGGAGCATGGTCGGCGATGCGGGGACGACGCTGTACACGATCGGGACAAGCAAGGATATTCCGGGCGTCCGCAAATATATTGCCGTCGACGGCGGGATGACCGACAATCCGCGTCCGGCGCTCTACGAATCGAAATACGAGGCGGTTATCGCCAACCGCGCAGGCGAAGCTCCGGAAGAAACCGTGTCCGTCGCGGGCAAATGCTGCGAGAGCGGGGATATGCTCATCTGGGATCTGCAGCTGCCGAAGTCGAGCAGCGGCGATCTGCTTGCCGTGTTTTGTACCGGCGCGTACAACTATGCCATGGCCAGCAACTATAACCGCATCCGCCGTCCGGCGGTCGTCTTCGTCAAGGACGGCCAAGCTGACGTCGCGGTGAAACGGGAATCGCTCGACGATATCGTCGGCAACGATCTCATTCCCGAGCGTCTGAAACAGGCTTCCGCCGCTAAATAA
- a CDS encoding segregation and condensation protein A: protein MTVTYKLETFEGPLDLLLHLIDKAEIDIHEVSISEITDQYMDYLNAMQELELEITSEFLVMAATLLSIKSKQLLPKPPVIEDDYDMWEDDGLDPQDELIARLIEYRKFKQIAEQLRDQEYERSLVYTKEPEDLTPYMRSVPQNPVKGLHVGDLIRAFQKALRKASRRNAVATVHRDEISVKDRIRDIVSVLREHETVRFSRLVQGEISRHEIVVTFLALLELMKMKHIRCFQHQLFDDIVIHWRGEAAESGVLEAEDNY from the coding sequence ATGACGGTTACGTACAAGCTGGAAACGTTTGAAGGTCCGCTCGACCTTCTCCTTCATCTGATCGACAAAGCGGAAATTGATATTCACGAGGTGTCCATCAGCGAGATTACCGACCAATACATGGACTATCTGAATGCGATGCAGGAGCTGGAGCTGGAAATTACAAGCGAATTTCTCGTCATGGCGGCAACGCTTTTATCCATTAAAAGCAAACAGCTGCTTCCGAAGCCGCCGGTAATCGAGGACGACTACGACATGTGGGAGGACGACGGGCTCGATCCGCAGGACGAGCTGATCGCGAGACTGATCGAATACCGGAAGTTCAAGCAAATCGCGGAGCAGCTTCGGGATCAGGAATACGAGCGAAGCCTCGTGTATACGAAGGAGCCGGAGGATTTAACGCCGTATATGCGGTCCGTTCCGCAAAACCCCGTTAAAGGCCTGCACGTCGGCGATTTGATTCGCGCCTTCCAGAAGGCGCTTCGCAAAGCATCGCGCCGCAATGCGGTCGCAACAGTGCACCGCGACGAAATTTCCGTTAAAGACCGCATCCGCGACATCGTAAGCGTGCTCCGGGAGCATGAGACCGTCCGGTTCTCGAGGCTCGTTCAGGGCGAGATAAGCCGGCACGAAATAGTCGTCACGTTTCTGGCGCTGCTGGAGCTGATGAAAATGAAGCACATTCGCTGTTTTCAGCATCAGCTGTTCGACGATATTGTGATTCATTGGAGAGGAGAAGCGGCGGAAAGTGGAGTACTCGAAGCTGAAGACAATTATTGA
- a CDS encoding D-alanyl-D-alanine carboxypeptidase family protein translates to MTLSRKTLCFLAVLVLAWSALTAVPPAAAAAPEPVSTHAQAAALIDVVSGRLLYSANGDKRMRIASLTKIMTAIVAIEHGKLSDIVKTSVRAAGKEGSSIYLQKGEQMSLQNLLYGLMLRSGNDAATAIAEHVGGSEEGFVYLMNEKARMLGLTHTHFMNPSGLDDDDHYSTADDMAKLTAYALKNPVFKEIVKTKVKTAPNPNDEWDYKWRNKNKMLSLYDGADGVKTGYTKLAHRCLVSSATRDGQQLAVVTLDDGDDWTDHQKLLDWGFAHYPLSEVAHQGQPVNGYPLAVGRTFLYPFAEGEKEQLRSKLVLTAAASTAYRLGERGTIQWFIGDDRIGATPVYDRGDVRLKAPDRPSWTPETTSGAVPPRIWHDSFMGALRLTLLSLFGGKGAAGW, encoded by the coding sequence ATGACCCTCAGCCGAAAAACGTTATGCTTTTTGGCGGTGCTCGTCCTGGCTTGGTCGGCCTTGACAGCCGTGCCTCCTGCCGCCGCGGCCGCACCGGAGCCGGTCAGTACGCACGCTCAAGCCGCGGCGCTGATCGATGTGGTATCCGGGCGTCTGTTGTACAGCGCTAACGGCGACAAACGGATGCGTATCGCCAGCCTGACGAAAATCATGACGGCTATTGTCGCAATCGAGCACGGCAAGCTTTCGGATATCGTCAAGACGAGCGTCCGCGCGGCCGGAAAAGAAGGCTCCTCCATCTACTTGCAAAAAGGCGAGCAGATGAGCCTGCAAAACCTGCTGTACGGGCTCATGCTCCGTTCCGGCAACGACGCCGCAACCGCCATTGCGGAGCATGTCGGCGGCTCGGAGGAAGGCTTCGTTTACCTGATGAACGAGAAAGCGCGCATGCTGGGGCTGACCCATACCCATTTTATGAACCCTTCCGGACTGGACGACGACGATCATTATTCCACAGCCGACGATATGGCCAAGCTGACCGCGTACGCGCTCAAAAATCCGGTTTTCAAGGAGATCGTCAAAACGAAGGTGAAAACGGCGCCCAACCCGAACGACGAGTGGGATTATAAATGGCGGAACAAAAACAAAATGCTGTCGCTCTACGACGGCGCCGACGGCGTCAAGACCGGCTACACGAAGCTCGCTCACCGCTGCCTGGTCAGCTCGGCGACGCGGGACGGACAGCAGCTTGCCGTGGTCACGCTGGACGACGGAGATGACTGGACGGATCATCAGAAGCTGCTCGACTGGGGGTTTGCGCATTACCCGCTTAGCGAAGTGGCGCATCAAGGCCAGCCGGTAAACGGGTATCCGCTGGCGGTAGGCCGTACCTTCCTCTATCCGTTCGCCGAAGGGGAAAAGGAGCAGCTGCGCTCCAAGCTGGTCCTCACCGCGGCCGCTTCTACGGCATACAGGCTCGGCGAGCGCGGAACGATTCAGTGGTTTATCGGCGACGACCGGATCGGCGCGACTCCCGTTTATGACCGCGGGGATGTCCGGCTCAAGGCGCCGGACCGGCCGTCCTGGACGCCGGAGACGACGTCCGGAGCGGTGCCGCCGCGAATCTGGCACGATTCGTTCATGGGAGCTCTAAGATTGACGTTGTTGTCGCTTTTCGGAGGGAAGGGGGCGGCGGGATGGTAA
- a CDS encoding accessory gene regulator B family protein — MLRKLAGNLHHRMIANGVEAPSVDIIVYALNIIGNSVSIIALSLIIGAVTGKFTATLLTLVVFAVIRFLTGGYHLKSGSLCIVVSTIAMSAMPHFHFGSVTIYIFTAISLIMVLIFSPANYDKYARISEKYYPLLKLIAALFVASNFLFVSSILAICFIVQAAMLPFKEGGESE; from the coding sequence ATGCTGCGTAAACTTGCGGGTAATCTCCATCACCGGATGATCGCGAACGGCGTGGAAGCTCCTTCTGTCGACATTATCGTATACGCGCTTAACATCATCGGCAATTCGGTTTCGATTATTGCCTTGTCGCTCATTATCGGCGCGGTAACCGGCAAATTTACCGCAACCCTGCTCACGCTGGTCGTATTTGCGGTGATCCGTTTTTTGACGGGCGGCTACCATTTGAAATCGGGTTCCCTCTGTATCGTCGTTTCGACGATCGCCATGTCCGCCATGCCTCATTTTCATTTTGGATCCGTTACCATCTATATTTTTACAGCGATATCGCTTATAATGGTTTTAATATTTTCCCCGGCTAATTATGACAAATATGCCAGAATTTCCGAAAAGTATTATCCGCTGCTCAAGCTCATCGCCGCACTATTCGTGGCATCCAATTTTTTGTTCGTTTCCAGCATCCTTGCGATTTGTTTTATTGTACAAGCCGCAATGCTTCCATTCAAGGAAGGAGGTGAAAGCGAATGA
- the ribE gene encoding 6,7-dimethyl-8-ribityllumazine synthase, whose translation MPHVYEGHLVSQGQRYGIVVGRFNEFISGKLLSGALDALKRHGADDGDVDVAWVPGAFEIPLIAQKMAESGKYDAVITLGAVIRGSTPHFDYVCNEAAKGVSAVSLKTGVPTIFGVLTTDSIEQAVERAGTKAGNKGWDAAVTAIEMANLTKALQG comes from the coding sequence ATGCCGCATGTATATGAAGGACATCTGGTATCGCAAGGACAACGCTATGGAATCGTCGTCGGACGGTTCAATGAATTTATTTCCGGGAAGCTGCTGAGCGGCGCGCTGGACGCGCTGAAGCGCCACGGCGCGGATGACGGCGACGTCGACGTCGCCTGGGTGCCCGGCGCCTTCGAAATTCCGCTGATCGCGCAAAAAATGGCGGAAAGCGGCAAATACGACGCCGTCATCACGCTCGGTGCCGTCATCCGCGGATCGACGCCTCATTTCGACTATGTGTGCAACGAAGCGGCCAAAGGGGTCTCCGCGGTCAGCTTGAAAACCGGCGTCCCGACGATTTTCGGTGTGCTGACGACCGATTCGATCGAACAAGCGGTCGAGCGTGCCGGCACGAAAGCGGGCAATAAAGGATGGGATGCTGCGGTAACCGCCATCGAGATGGCGAATCTGACCAAAGCGCTGCAAGGCTAA
- a CDS encoding DUF2953 domain-containing protein, protein MLGYRYGWIALAGLFFLLVFVCWMSPMVIRGSVKREGDDDHAELTVKALLGLIHYHWELPVMRLKEAGLTFKREQTAENLGGSDSGSTQASFNLDTFIQSFEKLKPLLKHKNSLLDWAKKTLAHVRLTECRWRTVVGTDDAVWTAMATGMVWSVKTTAVGAASQFMRMMTEPELSVEPDYGKTSFSIEGAVTLKIGLGYAIFAGIAFMVRMKKALGLKQGLFGWQRILMRA, encoded by the coding sequence ATGCTCGGATACCGGTACGGCTGGATTGCTCTGGCAGGTCTCTTTTTTTTGCTCGTTTTCGTTTGCTGGATGTCGCCGATGGTCATTCGCGGCAGCGTGAAGCGGGAGGGCGACGACGATCACGCGGAGCTTACCGTAAAGGCGCTGCTGGGGCTGATTCACTATCACTGGGAGCTGCCGGTCATGCGGTTGAAAGAGGCCGGACTAACTTTCAAGCGGGAGCAGACGGCGGAAAATTTGGGCGGCAGCGATTCGGGTTCCACGCAAGCCAGCTTTAATCTGGATACGTTTATCCAGTCGTTCGAAAAGTTGAAGCCGCTGCTGAAGCATAAAAATAGTCTGCTCGATTGGGCGAAAAAAACGCTCGCGCATGTACGGCTGACGGAGTGCCGGTGGCGGACGGTTGTCGGGACCGACGATGCGGTGTGGACGGCGATGGCAACAGGTATGGTCTGGTCGGTTAAAACGACGGCGGTGGGCGCAGCGTCGCAGTTTATGCGGATGATGACCGAGCCCGAATTGTCGGTCGAGCCTGACTACGGCAAAACCAGCTTTTCGATCGAAGGCGCGGTAACGCTCAAAATCGGGCTCGGCTACGCGATTTTTGCCGGTATTGCTTTCATGGTCAGGATGAAGAAAGCGCTCGGCCTGAAGCAGGGCCTGTTTGGCTGGCAGCGTATTTTAATGCGCGCGTAA
- the ytfJ gene encoding GerW family sporulation protein: protein MNDHPIQGLMQTAMENIKEMVDVNTIVGDPVQTPDGSVIMPISKVGFGFVAGGSDYRADGNAHMDAQNASVAMPFGGGSGGGVSITPIAFLVVGTYGVRVVPLDSQTHLMERMIESAPQVVEKIQAIFKRSGTQTSTDPSVMINQPDTNFV, encoded by the coding sequence GTGAACGATCATCCGATTCAAGGCTTGATGCAAACCGCAATGGAAAATATTAAAGAAATGGTTGACGTAAACACGATCGTCGGCGATCCTGTCCAAACGCCTGACGGAAGTGTCATTATGCCGATTTCCAAAGTCGGGTTCGGCTTCGTGGCAGGCGGCAGCGATTACCGCGCCGACGGCAATGCCCACATGGACGCGCAGAACGCATCCGTGGCGATGCCGTTCGGCGGCGGCAGCGGCGGCGGCGTATCGATTACGCCGATCGCCTTTCTCGTGGTCGGCACGTACGGCGTCCGGGTCGTGCCGCTTGACAGCCAGACGCATTTGATGGAGCGCATGATCGAATCCGCGCCTCAGGTTGTGGAGAAAATTCAGGCGATATTCAAACGCAGCGGAACGCAGACCAGCACCGATCCGTCCGTGATGATCAATCAGCCGGACACCAACTTCGTATAG
- the ribD gene encoding bifunctional diaminohydroxyphosphoribosylaminopyrimidine deaminase/5-amino-6-(5-phosphoribosylamino)uracil reductase RibD — MSTDILNDESYMKLALDMAGKAAGQTGINPVVGCVVVKNGRIVGLGAHLKRGEGHAEVHALAMAGAEAEGATVYVTLEPCSHFGKTPPCCERIIEAKAARVVVACEDPNPKVAGSGVRRLREAGIEVEVGLLGDESRRMNEAFNKYITTGLPFVTAKTAMTLDGKIAAKTGDSRYVSGPESRERVHTMRHRHMAVMVGVDTVLADDPELTTRLSVPAVHPVRIVVDSQLRLPPDARLLDGAGAPAIVLTTERADATKRQALEKAGAAVIPCGTGPKVDLTEAMRTLGKMEIGSILLEGGGKLNGAMLEAGLIDKIVLFVAAKLIGGPGAPEAFTFDGYEKMSEALELREVTVETVGRDVCIAGYPDYGRRKP; from the coding sequence ATTTCGACGGACATTTTGAACGATGAATCGTATATGAAGCTTGCGTTGGACATGGCCGGCAAAGCAGCGGGCCAGACCGGTATCAATCCGGTCGTCGGCTGCGTTGTCGTAAAGAACGGGCGCATCGTCGGACTCGGCGCTCATCTGAAGCGCGGCGAGGGCCATGCGGAGGTGCACGCGCTCGCCATGGCCGGAGCCGAAGCGGAGGGAGCGACCGTCTATGTGACGCTTGAGCCATGCAGCCACTTCGGCAAAACGCCGCCCTGCTGCGAACGGATTATCGAGGCGAAAGCGGCTCGCGTCGTCGTCGCCTGCGAGGACCCGAATCCGAAGGTGGCGGGCAGCGGCGTCAGAAGGCTGCGGGAAGCGGGAATCGAAGTCGAAGTCGGGCTCCTCGGGGACGAATCGCGGCGTATGAACGAAGCGTTCAACAAATACATTACGACGGGGCTGCCCTTCGTAACGGCCAAGACAGCGATGACGCTCGACGGCAAAATCGCCGCCAAAACCGGCGACAGCCGCTACGTCAGCGGGCCCGAATCGCGCGAACGCGTTCATACGATGCGCCATCGTCACATGGCGGTTATGGTTGGCGTCGATACCGTATTGGCGGACGATCCTGAGCTGACAACCCGGCTGTCCGTGCCGGCGGTCCATCCGGTCCGCATCGTCGTCGACTCGCAGCTGCGGCTGCCGCCGGACGCGAGGCTGCTGGACGGGGCAGGCGCGCCGGCGATCGTATTGACGACCGAACGGGCGGATGCAACGAAACGACAGGCGCTGGAGAAGGCAGGGGCAGCCGTTATCCCGTGCGGTACCGGGCCGAAGGTCGATCTGACTGAAGCGATGCGAACGCTCGGGAAAATGGAAATCGGTTCGATCCTGCTTGAAGGCGGCGGCAAGTTAAACGGCGCGATGCTCGAAGCCGGGCTGATCGACAAAATCGTCCTTTTCGTCGCGGCGAAGCTGATCGGCGGACCGGGTGCGCCGGAGGCGTTCACGTTCGACGGATACGAGAAAATGAGCGAAGCGTTGGAGCTGCGCGAAGTCACGGTCGAAACGGTCGGACGGGACGTCTGCATTGCGGGATACCCGGATTACGGCCGCCGCAAGCCTTAG
- the ribE gene encoding riboflavin synthase, translating to MFTGLIEEVGSLKRSYRQGEAMMLTIEASKVLEDAAIGDSISVGGVCLTVTELAGSTFTVDVMPQTYRHTNLKDLRPGERVNLERAMQAGGRFGGHIVQGHVDGTGEVVSRTADANAVVFTIRPNDSSLMRYVIPQGSITLDGISLTVVEADKASFSVSIIPHTLRETALQFRQPGSVVNIECDVLGKYVDHLLHFGKRADAGARMEAGGLTESFLADHGFM from the coding sequence ATGTTTACCGGACTGATCGAAGAAGTCGGCTCGCTGAAGCGTTCTTACCGGCAGGGAGAGGCGATGATGCTGACGATCGAAGCCTCGAAGGTGCTGGAGGACGCGGCGATCGGGGACAGCATCTCCGTCGGCGGCGTCTGCTTGACGGTGACGGAGCTGGCCGGATCAACATTTACCGTCGACGTCATGCCGCAGACGTACCGACATACGAATTTGAAGGATTTGCGCCCCGGCGAACGGGTCAATCTCGAACGTGCCATGCAGGCGGGGGGCCGTTTCGGCGGGCATATCGTGCAGGGGCACGTCGACGGCACGGGCGAGGTCGTCTCGCGAACGGCGGATGCGAATGCCGTCGTCTTCACGATTCGCCCGAACGATTCATCCTTGATGCGTTATGTCATCCCGCAGGGCTCCATTACGCTGGACGGCATCAGCCTGACGGTGGTCGAGGCCGACAAGGCGTCGTTCTCGGTTTCCATCATTCCGCATACGCTGCGCGAAACGGCGCTGCAGTTCAGGCAGCCGGGCAGCGTGGTGAATATCGAATGCGACGTGCTGGGCAAGTACGTTGACCATCTGCTTCATTTCGGTAAACGGGCAGATGCCGGAGCCCGCATGGAAGCGGGCGGCCTCACGGAGTCATTTTTGGCGGATCACGGATTTATGTAA